The Doryrhamphus excisus isolate RoL2022-K1 chromosome 22, RoL_Dexc_1.0, whole genome shotgun sequence genome segment TTCAACAAACTccaatgcctgtgcttgtgattaaggaagatgtagtcacccatgcaattctaactacatgtgttcgatatttttatgacactcttgttttgtttatgcaaATACGGGGCAAACGGTgctcttatttttttgtgtattcaCGGGTAAAACAACGTacgttcaaaaataaataataattatcgtATTTTTGCACTCAGAACATCCACGTCATCACCGGGCactgtaaaaactgtaaaacaTAACGTGGTGAACATAGATTCATCGAGCCGCAagtcgcacacacacaagctaaccCTTGCTAGCTTccacttaaaatattttttttgttatcctTTCTAATAAGAAACTTTTATTAACGTTAAAAAAACCATCCAAAAGAGTCTATGCCTCATCAACCCCCAACCTCACCGTACCTTTCTAGATACTATCATTGGCAAGATATCACATATCATAATATTGTATTGCAAGTTGTATTGTATTCCCTACTCGTATCGGACACCCTCTTACATAACCTCTCATAGTAACAGTTTGAAGTCCTTACAAACAGCGGCTGCAATTAAAGGAGTACTTATCTAATGATATCAAGGACTCCAGGAGGGTTTTTACTTTCATTCAGGCAACACACTGGACACCCGACACGACATGACTATGAGATACTGTTCACAGCGGAGGGCTGCTCACTTTATACATTAAGATGTCCGACACTAAGCTCCGCCTGCAAAATGGTCTCGAATTATATAACATGTTGCGTTGTCATGGCCACAGACATTGAGCGTGTTCCACGCGCGAATAAAAGTTACTATGGTAAAGTACCCGATACTTGGATATGCAACCCCTCGCTCTTGGATGAGGTAATCCGACTCTACATTCAGGGAACTTCACCGATAGTCCGGTGCCGTGCATCTGGGATTTGGGAGTGCACATGAGTGATCCGTCAGGTCTTCAGGGCCCAAATCAGGCAAAGCGGCTGTGGCCAGGCGATAAAAGCGGGCTGCGCCCAGAGGGGGCGACGGTCCAGCTCCCGCGGGGAAAAGCCTTTAACCTGCGGCTAAAAATGTGGCTACTCATTCCGATACGGAGCAGAGTTCTGTTCAAATACTCAAACTTAGGTTccaccatcattcattcattcattaattttctaccgcctggactggtggccagccaatcacagggcacatatagacaaacaaccattcacactcacattcatacctatggacaatttggagtcgctaattaacctagcatgtttttggaatgtgggaggaaaccggaatacctgtgTGTGGGGGCACTTtctttttagagttgggacaccatggaaagattccggtcagataatcatttaatccatccattttctataccgcttatcctcactagggttgcaggtatgctggagcctatcccagctgtcttcgggtgagaggcggggtacaccctggactggtggccagccaatcacagggcacatatagacaaacaaccattcacactcacattcatacctatggacaatttggagtggctaattaacctagcatgttttgggaatgtgggaggaaaccggagtacctggagggggggtactttctttttatagttgggacaccatggaaagattccggtcagataatcatttaatccatccattttctattctgcttatcctcaaaagggtcgcagggggtgctggagcctatcccagctgtcggggtacaccctggactggtggccagccaatcccagggcacatatagacaaacaaccattcacactcacattcatacctatggacaatttggagtggctaattaacctagcatgtttttagaatgcaagcatgcaaactccacacagtgatgatcgaggatggaatcgaactcgggtctcctagctgtgtggcctgcgagataaccactcggccaccgtacAGCTACCATATAtcatattgacccaaatataaaacGTAGGATGACCAAACCTCTGTCCTGTTTTTACGTCCTATTTATTTTAGACAGTGATGAAAATGtccaactgggatagactccagcatcccccgcaatgaatgaatgaatggtttttgCCTTACCAAAACTGTTCTTGAAAAAGGGGTTGTGTTATATCTTATATCTGCATGAATACCGGAAATGTAAacaagtactgtatgtgattAAGGGGCACGGCACATCGGGAGGAAATATACtgcatcttcatcttcatcttcaaatGATTAATATGACAAAATGCACCAAAAGGGGGTCAAACAGAGTCCCACTCCCTTCCATGCCCGCATGCAGCATCTGGTACAGTGCATCTATGCAATAAGTGGCACACATAGAATCCCGTGGGGACTTAGTGTAAGCGCATACAGACGTGCAGGAAAAGTAGTCCTCTGAAAAGGACAATAGATAGTTTGATAGTCTCAAAAgaacagaggggggggggcttgtctGCCGGATGCGTCATGTCTGCATGGCACCCCGGGCTGATGACGCTATAAATACGAGCAAGACAAACTAACAATTTATAGACTTTGCATTCACTTCTGGCATAAGAAATGACAGCCTGTCACATTTTGTAAAAGCCTAGCATCGGTTGCTAACATCTGGTGGTTGGATGGAGTAGCTCCATTCCAGTTCCATACAGAAGGACTCAAAgggataattgttttttttatgcagggAAAGAGAGTTATGTTGAGGAGAAGtaaatgattttagttttattttatattttgaaggTTAACAAGACGTGGTTACTTGATAttgatagatagactccctttattgtcattgcacaaaaacacagtagtgaaattgccaacgaaatgtcgttgcctggctcccatataataacagacacaaaagaagataagtattaataaataataataataataataataatgtgaagaataaatagacaccaaatatgaacaacataatgtaaagtgcagcgtgaacagtaaattgcccaaataatttaaataatttaaataaataataataatgtaagtaaaggtagaggggcttatttggcattgagcagggGAAGTAGCTGACAATGTTAAGTAGGAATAACATAcctataagatatgcctttattcgtccctcagtggggaaatttgtaaattatgtaaattataATTTGTAAATTACTATATGCAAGACCGTCACACTTCCTTAGTCATCTGATTTCTCAATGGTACACTGAAACTACTGTTCTCTTTTCTTCACAGGGACCGGACTCAAGCTCAAGACTCCCTCCCTACTCCCTGTCGATGGCTCTCTCAAACGCAACCCCCCCTTGTGACTAAGCCTTGAGGAACCCTCCATCACACACTGGGACTCCAGGCCAGCCCCTCGGCTTCTGATCCTGCCACCCAAGGTGTCGGGACCATGAGCGTGGGAAGGATCAACCGCTACAGCATCGTATCGTCCGAGGAAGAGGGCCTCCGCCTCACGACCATGCACGGCATGAACGGCTTCGGCAATGGCAAGATCCACACACGCCGCAAGTGTCGGAACCGTTTTGTCAAAAAGAACGGTCAGTGCAACGTGCAGTTTGCCAACATGGACGACAAGTCGCAGCGCTACATTGCGGACATTTTCACCACATGCGTCGACATTCGCTGGCGGTGGATGCTGGTGGTCTTCACTCTCGTCTTTGTGGTCTCCTGGCTCGCCTTTGGTTTGGCCTTTTGGGTCATCGCTTTGCTGCACGGGGATCTGGATAACCCGGCAGGAGATGACAACTTCACCCCGTGTGTCCTTCAGGTGAACGGATTCGTGGCTGCCTTTCTCTTCTCCATTGAAACGCAGTCTACAATCGGTTATGGCTACCGTTGCGTCACCGAGGAGTGCCCGGTGGCGGTCTTCATGGTGGTGTTCCAGTCCATAGTGGGCTGCATCATTGACTGCTTCATGATCGGTGCCATCATGGCCAAGATGGCGAGGCCTAAAAAGCGAGCGCAAACGCTCTTGTTCAGccacaatgctgtcattgcgATGCGGGACGGCAAACTGTGTCTCATGTGGAGGGTGGGGAACCTTCGCAAGAGCCACATTGTGGAGGCCCACGTCAGGGCGCAGCTCATCAAGCCTCGGATCACAGATGAAGGGGAGTACATTCCTCTGGACCAAATAGACATCAATGTGGGCTTTGACAAAGGCCTGGACCGGATTTTTCTGGTTTCGCCCATTACGATTCTCCATGAGATAGACGTGGAGAGCCCGCTTTTTGGGATCAGCAAACATGACCTAGAAACTGCCGACTTTGAGATCGTCGTCATCTTGGAAGGGATGGTGGAAGCAACGGCCATGACCACGCAGGCTCGGAGCTCCTACTTGGCCTCCGAGATCCTTTGGGGCCACAGATTTGAGCCTGTCTTATTTGAGGAGAAGAATCTTTACAAAGTGGATTACTCACACTTTCACAAAACCTACGAGGTCCCGTCCACGCCCAGATGCAGTGCCAAGGACATGGTGGAGAACAAATTCCTTGTACCCACTTCCAACACGTTCTGCTACGAAAACGAGCTAGCTTTCCTCAATCGGGAAGACGAGGACGAGGATGATgtcggcggcggcggtggtagGGCGCTGGCAAATCTCAGTCCAGACCGGAACAGCCGGCATGAGTTTGAACGCTTACAGGCCACCAGGACTCTGGATCAGAGGTCTTATCGGAGAGAGTCTGAAATATGACGTCTTAAAAACTGAAAACGCAGAACAAAGTGCCATATAGGAGAAGCTGACTCGTGCGGCCGGATATGAAAAGTTTAGTTTTCCACGTGCTCACTTTGAATGAAACGAGTTATAATAACACACCACAAATTGTGTAAATACATTTCTTAATCATGGCGTACTTCGAGTGCACTCACAGTTTTGTGAAAAGTAGAACGCACTTTGTCAACTTCTTCTTGTTATTGCGTAATTTGCTGGACGGGGGAGTTCAGTGACACATTGAAAATTCAAACGCAGCGAGCCGCGATAAAACACCTGATCACGAGCCACTGAGAAGAACACAATTAGATATTTATTCGGGTTAAGTTGTAATTCCCCAAAATCAACGCTACTTGTACtgttaagggaaaaaaaaacacagtgactCAAATGCAACACATCGaggtaaatattcattcattcattcattttctaccgctttttcctcacgagggtcgcggggggtgctggagcctatcccagctgtcttcgggcgtgaggcggggtacaccctggactggtggccagccaatcacagggcacatatagacaaacaaccattcacactcacattcatacctatggacaatttggagtggctaattaacctagcatgtttttggaatgtgggaggaaaccggagaaaacccggagcctatcccagctgtcttcaggcgagaggcggggtacaccctggactggtggccagccaatcacagggcacatatagacaaacaaccattcacactcacattcatacctatggacaatttggagtggctaattaacctagcatgtttttggaatgtgggaggaaaccggagtacccggagaaaacccacgcatgcacggggagaacatgcaaactccacacagagatgcccgagggtggaattgaaccctggtctcctagctgtgaggtctgtgcgcaaacccctagaccaccgtgccgccgaggtaaatatactgtatcaaaaaaaagtgagaaaaccCTTAAGTGACGATACTAAACTTAATCCTGTTGTCGGCTATTTAGGCAATAATCATTTTCACTGAATAATACTTCTATACAAACTGCACACGACTACTTTAAAGTATTTTCACattcatttctatagtattatCACTTGAGAAGATACCGTAACATAGattttgctgaaatgtgaggggatGTATGAGAggtggtacactctggactggtcgccagccaatcacagggcacatatagacaaacaaccattcacactcacattcatacatatggaaaattaactaattaacctagcatgttttttttttggaatgtgggaggaaaccggaactccacacagactccacacagagatggccgaggtgtggaattgaacccccggtttcctagctgtgaggtctgaacgcgctaaccacacgaccaccgtgcagccaaccatcgttatattatacattaataTTAGCGGTGTCACGAGATCTCTAACGAGactaaaacatgacaagatttctcatccTTGTGGCCTTGGACAAAAATGAAGTGGATAATCGAAGtggtgtatattattattatattgcaatatatattcatatattgccAGGAAGAGGATTGGTTTCAGCACATCGGTATGTTGGTTCTgaagaacaacggcatgaacggggTTCTTTTGCCAGTCATACTGAGGAGGGGCCGGTAGCATACGTacacagtgcagaagagtgtagaaATTAAACGaggattgcaatatattgtcatatttttaatatttttactggtCTCGTAGACTGACTCTCTCGTGACACCTCTAATTGTTGCATATTATAACTTCCCACAGAACAAAATAGAGTGGATTGAGAGTGGGCATTTTTAAAGGAGCACCTTAACATGTTTGTTGTATTTAAGCAAAACCCTTATAGGACTATGTCAAACAAAATACcacaaatgagtttttttttcaccaattaTACTAAAATATCTATGCATATCATTAATAATGTCAGGGGTGAATAAGAGatcacatttaaaatatttttacaatttaataactttaactacatttagtaaataataaattttgtaTTGCACATAAACTAGAATATTACTGatgaaaaatcatttttaaaaaatactacacagtacacacagtatcAACAGACGGCATCTTCAAGGGGTTCAATTATGGtcatttttctgccctttgtattgactcctatagagcagctgcacgtaataaccagcacaggaagctttctagttcttccagaatctgcacctattcagctgtatttctttggattttgtgcttcccgcctcAAAAACAATGATTATTAACATTTACTATTATCAAGCACACAAAACGAAATAATAAATACTCATCGGTAAAAGGGTATTCTGTCACAAAATTAATTATTGATGGTTCCATGCAGTAGGAGTGTGTGTATATGAAGGGAAACTTGAAGTGAAAGCTCAGGAAAGGACCGTGAAATGCTTGCAATGTTGGTCACCAAGTCTGCATTTTTTATCCGTTGTCACTTTGAACCTccttcatttgttatttttcctaAATATGAACTACGATATGAAGCTCATTGCCTTCTGGGAAGGATTTGTATGTTTGATGTTTCCCTGCATCACACGGTTATTTGTGGTTTAAAAATAAGGTGAAGCGCCTTCACAAATTGTCCTGCATAATTGAATCATTTCATATGATATTAtgtcacattttctttttgctgTCATGCACCTGAGCCCTTAAGAATAAATACGcatttttctatatatattatgaagAAATCTATAGTGTAATGGCATACTGACATTATAGAACTGGCTGAATACAGCAGCTTATTTTTATACAACATTGTTTTTGATAGAATtatcagaattaaaaaaaattaatcactaTGGAGAGGATggtttaattttcattttagcaCCTATTTTAAGAAGTATTTCTCTTAAAGGGATGATTTGAAAAATCCTTTGACCTCTGTAGAAGTCTTCCTAAGTCCAGTAAATCGACTACTGGGCTTCTGATTTCCATTCAATCATCTAAGTCATTCAAATAAAACTAAGTCAAACAAATCATgttttgattctttttttttgatgcaTCACCATGAagactgtttttaaatgagactcacgtccatccatcccatctgttttctatgccgcttatcatcattagagtcacaggggtatgctggagcctatcccagctgactttcagcgaggggcggggtacaccctcgactggtcgacagccaatcgcagggcagatTCATGTCCATATATCCATTTTCGATACaatttatcctcattaggatcacaagggtatgctggaacctatcctagCTGGCttccggtgagaggcggggtgcaccctggactgatcaccagccaatcgcagggcagattcatgtccatctatccattttcgataccgtttatcctcattagggtcacaagggtatgctggaacctatcccagctgactttcagCGAggggcagagtacaccctggactggtcgccagccaattgcaggttAGAgtcatgtccatccatccattttctataacgcTTATACTGATTAGGGTCAtaagggtatgctggaacctatcccagctggcttccggtgagaggcggggtacaccctggactggttggtgGCCAATCGCAGGTTAGattcatatccatccatccattttctatattgcttatcctcattagggtcaaggaggtatgctggaacctatcccagctgacttccggcgagaggcggggtacaccctggactggtcaccagccaatcgcagggcagatTCATGTCCATCCAACTATTTTCTAttctgcttatcttcactagggtcatgggggtatgctggagcctatcccagctgacttccggcgagaggcatggtacaccctggactggtcaccagccaatcgcagggcatatTCATGTCCATTCactttctattccgcttatcttcactagggtcatgggggtaggctggagcctatcccagctgacttccggcgagaggcggggtacaccctggactggtcggcggCCAATCGCAGGTTAGAttcatatccatccattcattttctataccgcttatactcattaGGGTCAAGGatgtatgctggaacctatcccagctggattggtcaccagccaatcgcagggcagatTCATCAAATGATTCCCAAAGGTCTTTTGGCTAAGTAAGATCATTTTCTGGTCCCTTTATATCCCTTCTTTAGGATGAATCATGTATAATATTTCATTATCACGTGCATATCCTCCAGGATAGATGAGGTACCGTAAAATGTAACAGgtgttatttattcatgtgaAATAATCCTGGACTATTAGTATGAGATTAGGTGTTCCTAAATGATTCATGTTGACCCCCAGAAAGTGACAAAACATGCTGGCCACTGGCTGCACAACGGGATCACTATGCTGTAAACCCGTGGCCAAGTTCCATTATGCAACCAGCCTTCCAAGTGCTCGGTATGACACGGAAAGTAGAAGTGAAGCTTCTTTCTGGATTAATTGAAGATCTTATTAATGATCCATGAAAgcattatggatttttttttatcaccgtTAACACGGCTTGAGGAACTCTTGGCTTTGAAAATGAGCTGCCTTTTAATAGCCGCGGTGGATAGCGGCATCACAGTAGGATTAGACACGGAGAAGTTCCGGACAATCAAGGGCATGTCAGGGTAATCTATCCAGGAAGTCACAGATGTAGATGGATAACAAAGAACTTTTTTGTGGGGGGATCATTGTTTGGAACCAGGGGGTGTTTCCAAGCTTTGTTTCCACCAAGCAGTACAATTTGATTTGGTGAAGTTTGGTAaggaataattttattttttattttttattattatatatatattattttattattttattattttattattttattattttattattttattattttattattttattattttattattaattttaataatttaccaCTGAGCAGGCTGCGccacctgcgccaagaatagaccaggttggAGCTGGCTACCCTGTTGCGCCCCCACGCCCCTCTAGACCCAGCCCAAAATTacctaccaaattaccaaaaaatttaccactgagcaggctgcgcttcgcctgcgccaagaatagaccaggttggAGCTGGCTACCCTGTTGCGCCCCCACGCCCCTCTAGACCCAGCCCAAAATTacctaccaaattaccaaatcaTTTACCACTGAGCAggctgcgcttcacctgcgccaagtatagaccaggtcggagctggctACCCTGGTGCGCCCCCACACCCCTCTTGACACAGCCCCAAAATTacctaccaaattaccaaatcgACTGCTCACAGCGGTGCGCTGGACAAAATTAACACTGCGTGGGGTGCGCCACGCTCTGCCACTCTGTGCAtggcgccacaaaattagagcccaaagTGTTTCACTTCCCGGCCACTAACAAAACAGAAAGAGAATGTACCAAATCCCCGTAACAGATCAGTCGAAATGTTATTACTTCCTGATCAATtcaggctgcgcttcgcctgcgccaagaatagaccaggtcggagctggctcccctggtgcgccaccACGGTCATCTCGAcacagcccagtctaccaaattaccaaattggctgctcaCAGCGGTGCGCTGGACAAAATTACCAATGCGTGGGGTGCGCCATGCTCCGCCACTCTGCGCCACGACATTAGAGCCCAAAGTGTTTCACACTGTTTCAGTTTATTGAAGTGTTTGCACTTATTGGCCACTGACAAAACAGAAATGTACCAAATTCCCGTTCCAGATCAATCATAATGTTATTACTTCCTGATCAATTTGGTAAATAAAAGCTATTTCAGGAAGTCTACAAATTTCTCACGTCATCATTTAGTTAAAATTATGCAATAGCAAATTTAAGCACCTTGGATCTCTTGGGACAGTCCCTTCTGTGGCTTCCGAAGAACAGCCAGCTGGGGCctgcatgcacatacacacccctacacacacacacacacacacacacaatactataaaacaaaaacaccaaacaaaGACTTCTGGAGCCAGACCAGGACAAAACAGCCATACCTGGATATTCAATGTTAAGATTCTTTATGTAGAGTACATGCTTTATTCGGTCAACTGCCAAATCTCATATAGGTGGATACTATCCGGAAGCATGATTATATGTTAGTAGAATTCCCATTCGTTTTAATTGGccatcttggtaatggtaatggtaatggtttaatttcatttgaacatgcatcagattacaattgaatgcatcacataatcagttcacagttccacatgtccaaaaggagtaggaagaagcaaagcttattaaatcctacccctccatctggtacttttacaatcactaactgttacatttgttcacttcctgctttccataataatttttttttttaataatccatATAATGACAATGGTtgcgggggttctggagcctatcccagcagtctttgagCGAgaacacccaggactggtggccagccaatcacagggcacatatagacaaacaaccattcacactcacattcatacctatggacaatttggagtggctaattaacctagcatgtttttggaatgtgggaggaaaccggagtacccggagaaaacccacgcatgcacggggagaacatgcaaactccacacagagatggccgagggtggaattgaacccgggtctcctagtagctgtgaggtctacgcagcccggattcagtattaataaatgaaatatttttgtggttgaaaacCTGGTCCTGACTTTCTTAGTACATTTTTTAccgttgttattgttattgttggtggaatcgaacatctgcacactaaccactcatccaccgtgccgtcctcttcatccttgtatttagcaaacatcaactgcttgtattgtctCATGAAtttgctcattgttgtgcattctTTGAGGTCAACGATTGGGTGCAGAACTTGACCGATGAAGGAATAGAAAATTATGAAGATTTCTGCAAGTACATTACAGCTGAAGGTTTTCATTTAGGAtataatgctaatgagcttctATTAATTAGATGACTAACTTGTGAACAGTGTCCCCCATACAATGAGCCTCTCCTGTAAGACTTATAGGTGTCTATGTGTTGATTCATGAAGTGACATGAATGGACAACCTGAGGGGGCCTACTCTCATTTCCGGGTTCCCAACCCTTGATAATTACCTCGGCGTGCGTGCCCGAAGGCCGTGTATAGACATGACAGCCACGAGATATAAATGGATGCCGAGAAATGAtgtgaaaaagaagaaaaaaaaaccaaaagtgGTGCTtgaaaagaaatacaaataaacagaaGTCATGAGCTACTGCTTTGATTTGGTTCCATAAAGACTATACTCACTGGTGCCAAACATACAGATGGATGCTCACAATTCAGTTTCTCCTTCAGGGTTTCTTTGTTTAATTGCAGTCCGTTGTGTTAGCGTTATTTGCTGAGGTTAAAAGAAGCAGTAGAGCTTCTACTGTAGGGCTCAAAGCTCCACGAAAACcaaacatttgtttacatttatgcATTAAAGTAGTTGaggtaaattatattttgttcattcatacaATAAATCCCGTTTCAGCATTCCCTCCCCCACATAGTCGTggatttcttttcatttttggtAACTTTAATAAAAAGTGctttgaataaaaatgttttgatgGTGATATATGCAGCTATGAAACCTCTAGTCAATTCACTCAAcgttttccagcaggaagatgctttcaTGAGACATGATATTATGTAACTGTATTATGCGCTAAcaatggatctgcgcgatcgatcgatagcgctgcgcccgaaatggatccatcgttagcgcagaaatcgatcgatttctgcgctcacgatggatatagctgccttgcgctggagaccgatgctttgacactACGGACGAAACTTTGATTTGACAACAAATAAAAGTATCTCATAAATACACGAGTTTGTGTTGGTTTGTGAAATAGATAGATATTTGTTAACTTGTAGTTATTCGATTTATTGTgtctctaaaaatatatattgccttcgaaagctaataataatagaatactttctttagggttagcgttagggttagggcaatgttttgcttttatttattagattatgaattttattttaaaaagggagATACAAGGTCACATCATACACGTGTTTAATCTGTAATATACCATCgatcgtgagcgcagaaatcgatcgatttgtacGCTAACGATGGATCAATTTCGATCGATGgggcagatccatcgttagcgtgtAACAACTGCACATAATAGCATGTTAAACTGAATTAAAAATGGGTTTAATAACCATGAAAGGCACATTATATCATTTAGATTATTAAAAAATAGGTGTGTTTAGGGTTTAGGCGTCCATtattccgttttttttccacatttgtacTGACGGAATCTTGAAACCCAAGTACGAATCAACAAACGTTTACGTAGCCAAGCGTGAGAATAGACTTAAAGATGGGACAATAGGATCCCTCGTTGGTGAAAAGCTCTCAGCGCCCTACTCAAATTCATCTCTCCGTGGAAGGAAACGAGATAAGACATCTTTAAACACCCAATCAACTCATCACAACCGACCTGCCAGGACACACGGAGCATCTTTTGCTGTCTCCGGTGTCATGGAGAATGGACTCCTTTGTTTGTCTTCATGGGACCTTCACTGTAGTGTCCGTTGAGGAGAGAACAGTGTCTCTTTTTAATGTGATGGAGAgcaagcagcaaaaaaaatcactcaaaaactttttatttaaactATTATTTCAAAATATCAATCCTGCATTTTTGCACAAAGGTGTTTACAAGCAAGctgtttttaccttttaaaatgtgtaatgtCTGGCCTGTTGTGATGGACTCAGGTGAAAACAAAGCAGATGGAACGAC includes the following:
- the kcnj12a gene encoding ATP-sensitive inward rectifier potassium channel 12, whose protein sequence is MSVGRINRYSIVSSEEEGLRLTTMHGMNGFGNGKIHTRRKCRNRFVKKNGQCNVQFANMDDKSQRYIADIFTTCVDIRWRWMLVVFTLVFVVSWLAFGLAFWVIALLHGDLDNPAGDDNFTPCVLQVNGFVAAFLFSIETQSTIGYGYRCVTEECPVAVFMVVFQSIVGCIIDCFMIGAIMAKMARPKKRAQTLLFSHNAVIAMRDGKLCLMWRVGNLRKSHIVEAHVRAQLIKPRITDEGEYIPLDQIDINVGFDKGLDRIFLVSPITILHEIDVESPLFGISKHDLETADFEIVVILEGMVEATAMTTQARSSYLASEILWGHRFEPVLFEEKNLYKVDYSHFHKTYEVPSTPRCSAKDMVENKFLVPTSNTFCYENELAFLNREDEDEDDVGGGGGRALANLSPDRNSRHEFERLQATRTLDQRSYRRESEI